A genome region from Tolypothrix sp. PCC 7712 includes the following:
- the wecB gene encoding non-hydrolyzing UDP-N-acetylglucosamine 2-epimerase, translated as MTNQKRVYIILGTRPEAIKLAPVIQVFQRSQDFESQIILTGQHREMVEQVMQLFSLKADGNLEIMQPQQSLSDITCRSLRGLETLFKESKPDLVIVQGDTTTAFAAALAAFYQKIPVGHVEAGLRTDDIFNPYPEEANRRLISQITQLHFAPTPLAMENLQRSGVLGEIHLTGNTVIDALLNVAAIEPACNIPGLDWSSYRTLLATVHRRENWGEPLQGIAQGFLQILDKFPDTALLLPLHRNPTVREPLQALLGNHPRIFLTEPLDYKELVGAIARSHFLLTDSGGLQEEAPSLGKPVLVLRETTERPEAVTAGTAKLVGTETENIVAAAAELLSNPKAYDTMANAINPFGDGKASDRILQIVKNYFQFH; from the coding sequence ATGACTAATCAAAAACGAGTTTATATAATCTTAGGTACTCGTCCAGAAGCAATTAAACTAGCTCCTGTAATTCAAGTATTTCAAAGGTCACAAGATTTTGAGTCACAAATAATTTTGACTGGACAGCATCGTGAAATGGTGGAGCAAGTAATGCAGCTGTTCAGCCTCAAAGCCGATGGAAACTTAGAGATTATGCAGCCTCAGCAATCTTTAAGTGATATTACCTGTCGTAGTTTGCGCGGTTTGGAAACGTTATTTAAAGAAAGTAAGCCAGACTTAGTCATAGTACAGGGAGATACGACAACAGCTTTTGCTGCAGCTTTGGCGGCTTTTTATCAAAAAATTCCTGTAGGCCATGTAGAAGCAGGATTAAGAACTGATGACATCTTTAATCCTTACCCAGAAGAAGCGAACCGTCGCCTAATTTCGCAAATTACGCAATTGCATTTTGCACCCACGCCACTAGCTATGGAGAACTTACAGCGTTCTGGTGTGTTGGGTGAAATTCACTTAACCGGTAATACAGTAATTGATGCGCTGTTAAATGTGGCTGCAATTGAGCCAGCTTGCAATATTCCCGGTTTAGACTGGTCATCATATCGCACATTGCTGGCTACAGTTCATCGCCGGGAGAATTGGGGAGAACCACTACAAGGAATTGCTCAGGGGTTTTTACAGATATTAGATAAATTTCCTGATACGGCCCTGCTGTTACCATTACACCGCAATCCTACAGTCAGGGAACCATTACAGGCGCTTTTAGGGAATCATCCCCGGATATTTTTAACAGAACCTTTAGATTATAAAGAATTAGTCGGCGCGATCGCGCGATCGCATTTCTTGCTGACTGATTCTGGGGGTTTGCAAGAAGAAGCACCCAGCCTCGGTAAGCCTGTACTAGTTCTGCGAGAAACTACAGAAAGACCGGAAGCAGTGACGGCGGGTACAGCTAAACTTGTAGGAACTGAAACTGAGAATATTGTGGCAGCTGCGGCGGAATTACTCAGCAACCCCAAAGCCTACGACACAATGGCAAACGCTATCAATCCTTTTGGAGATGGTAAAGCAAGCGATCGCATTTTACAAATCGTCAAAAATTACTTTCAATTTCATTGA
- a CDS encoding response regulator — MLSLEQTRLDKLLYEFQNSIKIQYSGQLNVKNHHNEQWNFYYHLGQIVWATGGNHPRRRLYRYITQNCPQIAINKLLLDVEDTVSDYWDYRLLEILYTKYQATLPQINSIVRGTISEVIFDVAQNLNRHPLSYERHQEIILKAPTDFTNSNIVIQQVQESWNIWSKPGLATFSPHLAPIIRKPEELRQMVSPTVYKNFANLMNGKYTLWDLAVKMNQSLLSIIRSLLPYIRQGIMELIVVPDLTLPTTELKNSYNFTPLKKLTTPLVACVDDSPQVSQLLEGILIPNNFRFINIQQPLQALPILIQNKPDLIFLDLIMPGVNGYELCAQLRRTSVLSNTPVIILTGSDGLFDKVRSKVFGATDFLTKPIEVDKVLEKVREYLPHAQGTCN, encoded by the coding sequence ATGCTATCTCTCGAACAAACAAGATTAGATAAATTATTGTATGAATTTCAAAACTCCATCAAAATTCAGTACAGTGGCCAGCTAAATGTTAAAAACCATCATAACGAGCAATGGAATTTCTATTATCATCTAGGACAGATAGTGTGGGCAACTGGAGGAAATCATCCTCGTCGTCGTTTATATAGATACATCACCCAGAATTGTCCGCAGATTGCTATTAACAAGTTACTCTTAGATGTTGAAGATACTGTCAGCGATTATTGGGATTATCGTCTACTAGAAATTCTATATACAAAATATCAAGCTACTCTCCCACAAATTAACAGCATTGTGAGGGGAACAATATCAGAAGTTATATTTGATGTAGCTCAAAATCTCAATCGTCATCCTTTATCTTATGAGCGCCATCAAGAAATAATTTTAAAAGCACCCACTGATTTCACAAATTCCAATATAGTTATTCAACAAGTACAAGAATCTTGGAATATTTGGTCAAAACCTGGGTTAGCAACTTTCTCTCCTCACTTAGCACCAATTATCCGTAAACCAGAAGAACTTCGACAGATGGTAAGCCCAACTGTCTACAAAAACTTTGCAAATTTAATGAACGGCAAATACACCTTATGGGATTTAGCCGTCAAAATGAATCAGAGTTTATTATCAATCATTCGTTCCCTACTTCCTTATATTCGTCAAGGAATTATGGAACTCATCGTAGTACCTGACTTGACTTTACCAACTACAGAACTCAAAAATAGCTATAACTTTACACCATTAAAAAAGCTAACCACTCCATTAGTAGCTTGTGTAGATGATAGTCCTCAAGTTAGTCAATTGCTCGAAGGAATTCTCATACCAAATAACTTTAGGTTTATTAATATTCAACAGCCTTTGCAAGCTCTACCCATTCTTATTCAAAATAAGCCAGACTTAATCTTTTTAGATTTGATTATGCCTGGTGTGAATGGATATGAACTCTGCGCCCAGTTACGCCGAACTTCTGTGTTGTCAAACACACCAGTGATTATTTTAACGGGCAGTGATGGTCTGTTTGATAAAGTTCGCTCTAAGGTTTTTGGTGCTACAGATTTTCTGACTAAACCTATAGAAGTTGATAAAGTCTTGGAGAAAGTGCGTGAATATTTACCTCATGCCCAAGGAACTTGCAACTAA
- a CDS encoding hybrid sensor histidine kinase/response regulator, which produces MSITIAGYNLIEVLYDGTTTCVYRALRETEQTSVIIKTLKAEYPTRQQLTQLRHEYQILQNLNIAGIVKPLALENYHNGLALILTDFAGETLNNFINIQNFDLSKFLNIAIQLATILADLHQNNIIHKDIKPQNILINPQIDKVEIIDFSISSYLFSETQNPSDTNFLEGTLAYMSPEQTGRMNRAIDYRTDFYSLGVTFYEMLTGQLPFQVNDSLELVHCHIAKTPVSPQEIHSAIPPVVADIVMKLLAKTAEDRYQNALGLKADLEECLRQLQATGKISHFQIGQLDLSSQFLIPQKLYGREVEVMMLINAFERVSLGATEMMLVSGYSGIGKSCLVNEVHKPIVRQRGYFISGKFDQFKRNIPYASLIQAFQELIRQLLTESSEQIANWQAKLLAALGNNGQIIIDVIPDVERIIGTQPEVPQLGPTESQNRFNRLFQQFIHVFCQPEYPLVVFLDDLQWADSASLKLIQLLTNNPDSQYLLLIGAYRNNEVNETHPLILFLEAIQKAGAVINNILLQPLAISHVTQLLSDTLHNHSENLATLADLLFNKTQGNPFFLTQLLKSLYQENLLSFNFTARSWQWNIHLLQKIDITDNVIELMVSQIQKLLPNTQNILKLAACIGDKFSLEVLATVNKQNQSATVTDLWEALQAGLILPLNHASRIPLQLEQKEINNSEPTITYKFLHDRVQQAAYSLITDEQKKATHLKIGQLLLQNATPEERKENIFALVNQLNYGTELLTSDSEKYELAQLNFLAGQKAKAATAYDSAVRYFNVGLKLLPVNSWYQQYEITLALHQETAEAVFLIGDFEQMEQLIQVVLQQAKSQLHKVKVYELRIKSCEVQRKLLEAVKLGLEAVEILGVKLPESPTPFDVQQAIAETTANLTTQEIEDLVNLPLMTDAEKLAAFRLIVSLVPAAYQSAPTLFILMACQQVNLSIKHGITSFSVSGFADYGILFSGILQDIEAADKFGQVALNLLDKLDTHEVRSKTLFKVATFILPWKHHVRETLPLLENAYHSGLEYGDLIHAGYAASNKCQYAYWSGYELKSLEQEMARYSQAIAQINQETALNWHQIFHQAVLNLIGESKNPCLLVGTAYDEEEFLPVHIQFNERTVIHYVFLNKLILCYLFGEFSQAVAHASQAQQYLDGVIGWLMVPLFHFYDSLAQLAIYSSLPQPQQQELLTRVINNQQKMQKWAHSAPMNHLHKFYLVEAERHRVLDEKIEAVEMYDRAIALAKDNDYVNEEALAWELAAKFYLSWGRQTIARTYMSNAYHAYSRWGAIAKIKDLEIRYPQLITISPNTQNLEIHYQELNQANFPIIGRTQSLDLMTVMKASQALSCEIVLSKLLTNLMRILIENAGAEKGFLILEKAGKLQIEASGSIEQEEISVEQSLPIENSQQLPISIINYVQRTQKDVVLNDATSEAVFNFDNYILNQKPKSILCTPIVNQGKLIGILYLENNLTTGAFTPQRLEVLQLLSSQAAISIENARLYHDLAEYNRTLEVRVEERTLELQGKNLQLQQEIRDRQRAEEVAETANRAKSQFLASMSHELRTPLNGILGYTQILNKNQTLTPEQKNGIKIIHQCGEHLLTLINDILDLSKIEAGKLELYPTEFSLSEFLESIVQICRIRSEQKGIALVFDQLSVLPKVVRADEKRLRQVLINLLSNAVKFTEKGTVRFQVGYHAEKFRFQVEDTGIGIAEEQLEEIFLPFKQVGEDSRKTEGTGLGLAISRQLVEMMGGELKVTSTLGKGSVFWVDLDLAEVAYPTNIKKIVERHITGFVSDQKKILVVDDKCSNRSVLVNLLQPLGFEVLEATDGLDCLNKVLEFQPALIFMDLVMTVMDGFEATRRLRMLPNFKEVVVIAISASVFEFEQKQSLEVGCNDFLPKPFRVAELLEKLRIHLGLEWIYEDLETAQTQQKNVNVKTKNQNLQLIPPPAEEIAILLDLAMKGDLRSIAQRAAKLEGLDEQLLPFTNHLHQLAKEFKGKQIVDFIKQYSPVIGSK; this is translated from the coding sequence ATGAGTATTACTATTGCAGGTTACAACCTCATCGAAGTCCTGTATGACGGTACTACTACCTGCGTTTACCGTGCTTTGCGGGAAACAGAGCAAACATCGGTGATTATTAAAACTCTCAAAGCTGAGTATCCCACTAGGCAACAACTAACTCAATTAAGACATGAATATCAAATACTGCAAAATTTAAATATTGCAGGTATTGTTAAACCTTTGGCACTAGAGAATTATCATAATGGTTTAGCATTAATTCTGACAGATTTTGCTGGAGAAACCCTCAATAATTTTATTAATATCCAAAATTTTGATTTAAGTAAATTTTTAAACATTGCTATTCAGTTAGCTACTATTCTTGCCGATTTACATCAAAACAATATTATTCATAAAGATATTAAGCCACAAAATATTCTCATTAATCCGCAAATAGACAAAGTAGAAATTATCGACTTTAGTATCTCATCATATTTATTCAGCGAAACTCAAAATCCCAGCGACACTAACTTTTTAGAAGGTACCCTCGCCTATATGTCTCCAGAACAAACAGGCAGGATGAACCGTGCAATTGATTATCGTACTGACTTTTACTCTTTAGGTGTTACTTTTTATGAAATGTTAACGGGTCAGTTACCTTTTCAAGTAAATGACTCTTTAGAATTAGTTCATTGCCATATTGCCAAAACTCCCGTATCACCTCAAGAGATTCACTCAGCAATTCCTCCAGTAGTTGCGGATATTGTCATGAAATTATTAGCCAAAACTGCTGAGGATAGATATCAAAATGCCTTGGGACTAAAGGCAGATTTAGAAGAATGCTTACGACAATTACAAGCAACAGGAAAAATTTCCCATTTCCAGATTGGTCAGCTTGATTTATCTAGCCAATTTCTGATTCCTCAAAAACTTTATGGGCGCGAAGTAGAAGTTATGATGCTCATCAATGCATTTGAGCGCGTCAGTCTTGGAGCAACGGAGATGATGTTAGTAAGTGGGTACTCTGGTATAGGAAAATCCTGCTTAGTTAATGAAGTTCATAAACCTATAGTTCGTCAACGGGGATATTTTATTTCGGGTAAATTTGACCAATTTAAACGTAATATACCCTACGCTTCTTTGATTCAAGCTTTTCAAGAATTAATTCGGCAGCTATTAACAGAAAGTAGCGAGCAAATTGCCAATTGGCAAGCAAAGCTTTTAGCAGCTTTGGGTAATAATGGTCAAATTATTATTGATGTGATTCCTGATGTTGAAAGAATTATTGGTACACAACCAGAGGTGCCGCAATTAGGCCCTACTGAATCGCAAAACCGATTTAATCGCCTGTTTCAGCAATTTATTCATGTATTTTGTCAACCTGAATATCCATTAGTGGTGTTCTTGGATGATTTACAGTGGGCAGATTCAGCTTCATTAAAGTTAATTCAACTGCTGACGAATAATCCAGATAGTCAATATTTGTTACTGATTGGTGCCTATCGAAATAATGAAGTTAATGAAACTCATCCGTTGATTTTATTTTTAGAAGCAATTCAAAAAGCTGGGGCAGTTATTAACAATATTTTGTTGCAGCCATTAGCGATTTCTCATGTTACCCAATTACTCAGTGATACTTTGCACAATCACTCAGAAAACTTAGCAACATTAGCTGATTTATTGTTTAATAAAACTCAAGGTAATCCTTTTTTCTTAACCCAGCTACTCAAATCACTTTATCAAGAAAATTTATTATCATTTAATTTCACTGCGAGGTCTTGGCAGTGGAATATCCATCTTTTACAGAAGATTGACATCACTGATAATGTGATTGAATTAATGGTCAGCCAAATTCAAAAGCTGTTACCGAATACTCAGAATATTTTAAAATTAGCTGCTTGTATTGGTGATAAATTTTCTTTAGAGGTTTTGGCAACTGTTAATAAACAAAATCAATCAGCAACAGTCACAGATTTATGGGAAGCTCTGCAAGCAGGTTTAATATTACCCTTAAATCATGCCTCTAGAATTCCCCTTCAACTTGAGCAAAAAGAAATAAACAATAGCGAGCCAACAATTACATATAAATTCTTACATGACCGAGTACAGCAAGCAGCCTATTCTCTGATTACTGATGAGCAGAAGAAAGCAACACACTTGAAAATTGGTCAATTACTGCTGCAAAATGCAACCCCAGAAGAACGTAAAGAAAATATATTTGCACTAGTAAATCAACTCAATTATGGTACTGAACTACTGACATCTGATTCAGAAAAATATGAACTAGCTCAACTGAACTTCTTAGCAGGGCAAAAAGCGAAAGCAGCGACAGCGTATGACTCAGCCGTTCGTTATTTCAATGTTGGTTTGAAATTGTTACCAGTTAATAGCTGGTATCAGCAATATGAAATAACCTTAGCGCTGCATCAAGAGACAGCAGAAGCAGTATTTTTGATTGGTGATTTTGAGCAAATGGAGCAACTAATCCAGGTAGTTCTACAACAAGCAAAATCGCAATTACATAAAGTGAAAGTGTATGAATTGCGAATCAAAAGTTGTGAAGTCCAAAGAAAACTTCTGGAAGCGGTAAAGCTAGGTTTAGAAGCTGTAGAAATATTGGGAGTCAAACTCCCTGAATCACCAACCCCTTTCGATGTTCAGCAAGCTATTGCGGAAACAACAGCTAATTTAACCACTCAAGAAATAGAAGATTTAGTTAATCTACCTCTAATGACAGATGCAGAAAAACTAGCAGCATTTCGGCTAATAGTCAGTTTAGTACCTGCGGCTTATCAATCTGCACCGACATTATTTATCTTGATGGCTTGTCAGCAAGTAAATTTATCAATTAAACATGGAATTACTTCTTTTTCTGTGAGCGGATTTGCTGATTATGGAATTCTTTTTAGCGGTATTTTACAAGATATAGAAGCTGCTGATAAATTTGGACAAGTGGCTTTAAATCTATTAGATAAGTTAGATACTCATGAGGTGAGAAGTAAAACCTTATTTAAAGTGGCAACATTTATTTTGCCTTGGAAACATCATGTGAGGGAAACATTACCACTTTTAGAAAATGCTTATCATAGCGGTTTAGAATATGGAGATTTAATCCATGCGGGATATGCAGCTAGTAATAAATGTCAATATGCCTATTGGAGCGGTTATGAGCTAAAAAGCTTAGAACAGGAAATGGCCAGATATAGTCAGGCGATCGCTCAAATTAATCAAGAAACAGCGTTAAATTGGCATCAGATATTTCATCAAGCAGTTTTAAATTTAATTGGAGAGTCTAAAAATCCTTGTCTTTTAGTCGGCACAGCTTATGATGAAGAGGAATTTTTACCAGTTCATATTCAATTCAATGAGCGAACAGTCATTCATTATGTATTCTTGAATAAATTAATCCTGTGCTATCTGTTTGGGGAATTTTCTCAAGCTGTGGCACATGCTAGCCAAGCCCAACAGTATTTAGATGGGGTAATTGGATGGTTAATGGTACCGTTGTTTCATTTTTATGATTCTTTAGCACAACTAGCAATATATTCATCACTACCGCAGCCACAACAACAGGAGCTATTAACTAGAGTAATTAATAATCAACAAAAAATGCAGAAATGGGCGCATTCTGCCCCGATGAATCATTTGCACAAATTTTATTTAGTAGAGGCTGAACGTCATCGTGTTTTAGATGAAAAAATAGAGGCGGTTGAGATGTACGATCGCGCGATCGCACTTGCCAAAGACAACGATTATGTCAACGAAGAAGCACTAGCCTGGGAACTGGCTGCTAAATTTTATCTATCATGGGGTAGGCAAACGATTGCCCGCACGTACATGAGTAATGCTTACCATGCCTATAGCCGTTGGGGAGCGATCGCTAAAATCAAAGATTTGGAAATCCGCTATCCACAATTAATTACAATATCGCCAAATACACAAAATCTGGAAATTCATTATCAAGAACTTAATCAGGCAAATTTCCCGATCATAGGCAGAACTCAAAGTCTCGATTTGATGACTGTGATGAAAGCTTCTCAAGCTCTTTCTTGCGAAATTGTTTTAAGCAAGTTGCTGACTAATTTGATGCGAATTTTAATTGAAAATGCAGGTGCAGAAAAGGGATTTTTAATTCTCGAAAAAGCAGGTAAGTTACAGATAGAAGCTTCAGGCAGTATCGAGCAAGAGGAAATCAGTGTTGAACAATCGCTACCTATAGAAAACAGTCAGCAGCTACCAATATCGATTATTAACTATGTGCAGAGAACTCAGAAAGACGTAGTTTTGAATGATGCCACTAGCGAAGCGGTATTTAATTTCGATAATTATATCCTTAACCAAAAGCCAAAATCTATTTTATGTACGCCAATTGTGAATCAAGGAAAGCTGATTGGCATTCTGTATTTAGAGAATAATTTAACTACTGGAGCCTTTACACCACAGCGCTTGGAAGTGTTACAGCTTTTATCATCGCAAGCAGCAATTTCAATTGAAAATGCGCGTCTTTATCACGATTTAGCAGAATATAATCGTACCCTAGAAGTGAGGGTAGAAGAACGAACTCTAGAATTACAAGGGAAAAATTTACAACTACAACAAGAAATCCGCGATCGCCAACGCGCTGAAGAGGTAGCAGAAACCGCTAACCGCGCCAAAAGTCAGTTCCTTGCTAGCATGAGTCATGAACTGCGTACACCCCTAAATGGGATTTTAGGTTACACACAAATTCTCAATAAAAATCAAACCTTAACTCCTGAACAAAAGAATGGTATCAAAATCATTCATCAATGTGGTGAACATTTACTGACGCTGATTAACGATATTTTAGATTTATCGAAAATTGAAGCCGGAAAATTAGAACTTTATCCTACAGAATTTTCGCTGTCAGAATTTCTAGAAAGTATTGTCCAAATTTGTCGTATCCGTAGCGAACAAAAAGGCATTGCCTTAGTTTTTGATCAACTATCAGTTTTACCCAAAGTTGTGCGAGCCGATGAGAAAAGATTAAGGCAAGTTTTAATTAATTTACTCAGCAATGCTGTCAAATTTACTGAAAAAGGCACTGTCAGATTTCAAGTAGGCTATCATGCAGAAAAATTCCGGTTTCAAGTAGAAGATACCGGTATAGGTATAGCTGAGGAGCAATTAGAAGAAATATTTTTACCTTTTAAGCAGGTAGGAGAAGATAGTCGCAAGACAGAAGGTACAGGTTTAGGTTTAGCAATTAGCCGTCAGTTAGTGGAGATGATGGGTGGTGAACTAAAGGTAACGAGTACTTTAGGTAAAGGTAGTGTTTTCTGGGTAGACTTAGATTTAGCTGAGGTCGCTTATCCGACAAATATTAAGAAAATTGTTGAACGTCACATTACTGGTTTTGTTAGTGATCAAAAGAAAATTTTAGTAGTAGATGATAAATGCTCAAATCGTTCTGTTTTAGTCAATTTACTCCAGCCTTTAGGTTTTGAAGTTTTAGAAGCAACAGATGGCTTAGACTGTCTAAACAAAGTATTAGAATTTCAGCCAGCTTTGATTTTTATGGACTTGGTAATGACTGTAATGGATGGTTTTGAAGCCACCCGTCGCTTGAGAATGTTACCAAACTTTAAAGAAGTAGTAGTAATCGCTATATCAGCAAGTGTGTTCGAGTTTGAACAAAAGCAAAGTCTAGAAGTAGGCTGTAATGATTTTCTGCCTAAACCATTTCGGGTAGCAGAACTGTTAGAAAAGTTAAGGATTCACTTAGGTTTGGAATGGATTTATGAAGATTTAGAAACCGCTCAAACTCAACAAAAAAATGTTAATGTAAAAACAAAAAACCAAAACTTACAACTAATTCCTCCGCCAGCAGAGGAAATTGCAATTTTGCTAGATTTGGCAATGAAGGGGGATTTGAGAAGTATTGCCCAAAGAGCAGCAAAATTAGAGGGGTTAGACGAGCAACTATTACCGTTTACCAATCATTTGCACCAACTGGCTAAAGAGTTTAAAGGAAAACAAATCGTAGATTTTATTAAACAATATTCCCCAGTAATAGGTAGTAAGTAG
- a CDS encoding response regulator: protein MNADLNDQGVILIVDDNPTNLEMLFDFLANAGFTVLVAEDGESAIARAEYAPPDLILLDILMPGMDGFETCCHLKANPLTQDIPIIFMTALTETVDKVKGLSLGAVDYVTKPLQHEEVLARIELHLQLRNLTKTLQAQNQRLEREISERQQAEQKIHQQAALLDIATDAIIVHDWDNYISFWNQGAENLYGWSATEVIGENINQLIYQPQILPQLENIRDSLAAGGCWYGELQQVTKQNQTIIVASRWTLMRDRNGQPQSILTVNTDITEKKLLESQFLRAQRLESLGTLAGGIAHDLNNILTPILSAAQLLQLKRSPSEEWSQQMYRTIESNCKRGAALVKQVLHFARGVEGKRSIVAINHLFLEIEQIIHSTFPKSIEFSSDINPDLWAVIGDATHLHQVLMNLTVNARDAMPNGGTLTISAKNFLVDEQYARMNLEASIGPYIVITVADTGIGMLPEILDRIFEPFFTTKEVGKGTGLGLSTVRGIIKSHGGFINVHSEIGKGTEFKLFIPAVETMATLLAENVELPNGNRELILVVDDEDEILETTKISLETYNYRVLTASNGIEAIALYARYQDNISVVLVDMMMPLMDGETTIRTLQKMNSQVKIIAVSGLVGSNKIAKDATINKFISKPYTTQELLQTLHEVLYQGLYYADAPTIPNFGF from the coding sequence ATGAACGCGGATTTGAATGATCAAGGTGTCATCTTAATTGTTGATGACAACCCAACTAATTTAGAAATGTTATTTGATTTTTTAGCCAATGCAGGATTTACTGTTTTGGTGGCAGAAGATGGTGAGAGTGCGATCGCACGCGCTGAATATGCTCCACCTGACCTGATTCTGTTAGATATACTTATGCCAGGCATGGACGGTTTTGAAACCTGTTGTCATTTAAAAGCCAATCCCTTAACACAGGATATTCCCATCATTTTCATGACTGCACTGACAGAAACCGTAGATAAGGTTAAAGGCTTGAGTTTGGGAGCTGTGGATTATGTTACTAAACCGCTACAGCATGAAGAAGTTTTAGCGCGGATTGAATTGCATCTGCAACTGCGTAACTTAACCAAGACACTGCAAGCGCAAAATCAGCGTTTGGAGAGAGAAATTTCTGAGCGCCAGCAAGCAGAACAAAAAATTCATCAACAAGCGGCTTTGCTCGATATCGCTACAGATGCCATTATTGTCCACGATTGGGACAATTATATTAGCTTTTGGAACCAAGGAGCAGAAAATTTATATGGCTGGTCAGCCACAGAAGTAATTGGCGAAAATATTAATCAGCTGATTTATCAACCGCAAATCTTACCGCAACTAGAAAATATCCGCGACAGCCTAGCAGCAGGTGGCTGCTGGTACGGGGAATTACAGCAAGTTACTAAACAAAATCAAACAATTATTGTTGCTAGTCGTTGGACTTTAATGCGCGATCGCAATGGACAACCGCAATCGATTTTGACAGTTAATACTGATATTACAGAAAAAAAACTACTAGAAAGTCAATTTCTTCGCGCTCAACGTTTAGAGAGTTTGGGTACCCTGGCTGGCGGCATTGCCCATGACCTTAACAATATCCTGACACCTATCTTATCTGCAGCACAACTACTACAGCTAAAACGCTCTCCCAGTGAAGAATGGAGTCAGCAAATGTATAGAACTATTGAAAGCAATTGTAAACGTGGAGCTGCTTTAGTTAAGCAAGTGCTACATTTTGCGCGGGGGGTTGAAGGTAAACGTTCAATTGTAGCCATTAACCATTTGTTCTTAGAAATTGAGCAGATTATTCATAGCACATTTCCCAAATCCATTGAATTTTCTTCAGATATTAACCCCGATTTATGGGCAGTAATTGGAGATGCCACACACTTGCATCAAGTGCTGATGAACCTCACCGTTAATGCTCGTGATGCCATGCCTAATGGTGGGACTCTGACTATTTCTGCTAAAAATTTCTTAGTTGATGAACAATATGCCCGGATGAATCTCGAGGCTAGTATTGGCCCCTATATTGTGATTACTGTTGCGGATACAGGAATTGGCATGTTGCCAGAGATTTTAGATAGAATATTTGAGCCATTTTTCACTACTAAAGAGGTTGGTAAAGGTACAGGTTTAGGTCTTTCAACTGTGAGAGGTATCATCAAAAGTCACGGTGGTTTTATTAACGTCCATAGCGAAATTGGTAAAGGCACAGAATTTAAATTATTCATACCAGCAGTAGAGACTATGGCAACATTGTTAGCCGAAAATGTTGAACTGCCAAATGGTAATAGAGAATTAATTTTAGTAGTAGATGACGAAGATGAAATTCTCGAAACCACCAAGATTTCTTTAGAAACTTATAACTACAGAGTGCTAACTGCCAGCAATGGGATTGAAGCGATCGCACTCTATGCCCGTTACCAAGATAATATTAGTGTGGTTTTGGTAGATATGATGATGCCATTAATGGATGGCGAAACTACCATTCGCACATTGCAAAAAATGAATTCCCAAGTGAAGATTATTGCTGTTAGTGGTTTGGTAGGCAGCAATAAAATTGCCAAAGATGCAACTATCAACAAATTTATTTCTAAGCCCTACACCACTCAAGAATTATTGCAAACTTTGCATGAGGTTCTTTACCAAGGGCTATATTATGCGGACGCACCAACAATACCTAATTTTGGATTTTAG